A portion of the Candidatus Poribacteria bacterium genome contains these proteins:
- a CDS encoding DUF4338 domain-containing protein has protein sequence MKKKKTDNSQELPWQITDAVWDQIQLFLADYPKVRVGSPEKCRLFLSAISWLAKEETTWSDLPDKYGNMHTIYQRFRHWCDAGVFESLQAHFHADEEVSTILNTLYASPVYAKTLKTRITNSLKTQGFKVQDNEVYLPEYLDKRKIRKLHNEAVCHKIEENKKGLIEHEPSLLQCFASGEEIVPDKINPKLVEVHAGSKEALLFRYAGLHWSIPVSSGYGRRLRYLVMDQHTNKVMGLFGLGDPVFSLRHRDQWVGWNHEDRKERLHHVVDAFVLGAVPPYSFLLGGKLIALLATSNEVREAFKHKYKGKKSVIRKRENAGDIAMITTTSALERSSMYNRLKCAEPNLSAQPDIEIEHLEKRLVFQRVGHTQGFGEFHFSNGIYGSLIAYAKSNATATASHESWGSGFRNKQEVVQKALGKLGLPKSWLNHGIKREIYVAPLAENTRAFLCGNDRELHYYDQPVSELFKWYRERWLLPHSKKNKYYRTWEPQEWKLWEGNQSSFFAIKQANSSINQQSIKKAKTGDEEREREQLVIKAIEKRQTLENTFSKHQLSEHLTYEEFIDECTTKKIAFTTTSRSYAISNEAIRGYSNYLRGIRSIIADFEKLIKAINYGDKGAVWIRNLLKELKSKVQFSVDLLLPEVDSEGVK, from the coding sequence ATGAAAAAGAAAAAAACAGACAATTCCCAAGAACTACCATGGCAAATAACGGATGCTGTTTGGGATCAAATACAGCTTTTTCTCGCTGATTACCCAAAGGTCCGCGTTGGAAGTCCAGAAAAATGTCGTTTGTTCCTCTCTGCTATTTCGTGGCTAGCAAAAGAGGAAACCACCTGGAGTGATTTACCTGATAAGTATGGCAACATGCATACTATATACCAACGTTTTAGGCACTGGTGTGATGCTGGTGTCTTTGAATCGCTACAGGCACACTTCCACGCGGATGAAGAAGTATCAACCATCCTTAACACCTTATACGCTAGTCCTGTATACGCCAAAACCCTTAAAACTCGCATTACAAATTCTCTTAAAACCCAAGGTTTTAAAGTTCAAGACAACGAAGTTTACTTACCTGAATACCTTGATAAGAGAAAAATTAGGAAACTGCATAATGAGGCAGTTTGCCACAAAATTGAGGAAAATAAAAAAGGTCTTATTGAACATGAGCCATCTTTACTACAATGTTTTGCTTCTGGAGAAGAGATTGTCCCGGATAAAATCAATCCTAAACTTGTTGAAGTACATGCGGGGTCAAAAGAAGCACTTTTGTTTCGATACGCTGGCTTACATTGGAGTATACCAGTATCTTCAGGGTATGGTCGAAGACTCAGATACCTTGTAATGGACCAACATACAAATAAAGTGATGGGTTTGTTCGGTTTGGGAGATCCCGTTTTTAGTTTGAGACATCGTGATCAATGGGTAGGTTGGAATCATGAAGATAGAAAAGAGAGACTCCATCATGTTGTAGATGCTTTTGTATTGGGAGCAGTTCCACCTTATTCGTTTTTGTTAGGCGGTAAACTCATAGCACTATTGGCCACCAGTAATGAAGTTCGTGAAGCATTCAAGCACAAATACAAAGGAAAAAAATCAGTAATTCGAAAACGAGAAAATGCTGGCGATATCGCAATGATAACAACTACTTCTGCGCTTGAAAGATCGTCAATGTATAACCGTCTCAAATGTGCAGAACCAAATCTATCAGCGCAGCCGGATATTGAGATAGAACATCTTGAGAAACGACTTGTTTTTCAGCGCGTAGGACACACGCAGGGATTCGGTGAATTTCACTTCTCCAATGGAATTTACGGTTCACTAATAGCGTATGCGAAATCAAATGCTACTGCCACAGCTAGCCATGAATCTTGGGGGTCAGGATTTAGAAACAAACAAGAGGTGGTTCAAAAGGCACTTGGTAAGTTAGGGTTACCTAAAAGTTGGCTTAATCATGGAATTAAGCGAGAAATATATGTGGCACCATTGGCAGAAAATACTCGCGCTTTCCTATGTGGTAATGACCGAGAACTGCACTATTACGATCAACCCGTAAGTGAACTATTCAAGTGGTATCGTGAAAGATGGTTGCTGCCTCACAGTAAAAAAAATAAATACTATAGGACGTGGGAACCTCAAGAGTGGAAGTTATGGGAAGGTAACCAGAGCAGTTTTTTTGCAATTAAACAAGCGAACTCGAGTATTAACCAGCAGAGCATAAAGAAAGCCAAAACTGGTGATGAAGAAAGGGAACGCGAGCAACTTGTCATCAAAGCAATAGAAAAAAGGCAAACGCTCGAAAATACTTTTAGTAAACATCAACTCTCAGAGCATCTCACCTACGAGGAATTCATAGACGAATGTACCACAAAAAAGATAGCATTCACAACGACTTCTCGATCCTATGCTATTAGCAACGAGGCAATTAGAGGTTACAGCAACTACTTGAGGGGTATCAGAAGCATAATTGCCGACTTTGAGAAACTGATCAAAGCAATCAACTACGGAGACAAGGGAGCAGTGTGGATTCGCAATTTGCTTAAGGAATTAAAATCGAAGGTTCAATTCTCCGTAGACCTCCTCTTACCCGAAGTAGATAGTGAAGGAGTAAAATAA
- a CDS encoding DNA double-strand break repair nuclease NurA → MNESVDFSELPKSLVDEVLKRTEGIGQELLESFEELRNKREVWRKQLIDSGLVMHDSSLPVTQSPTTCGVDGSYAVERLLATDLVVAGAVAVEGLTPPSEKRFWPEPNHFVHVETETHNPDTSSILRAGMIGMELILAQQAPHELVLLDGSLTTPVIYFNQGFSKAKEWPHLKTVKGYLVNKIQSFLEAYYCLLNPPRNDRQWIAIPKYTSRREIGKKLGWPDSHDDRGLLSSILEPGEYTTPALLSTYSWHLGTSVINDFTDVATLNEIDQIVEQVLQSLNRVHFLYYRPHAYMPALRLEMSQTIAKNRPRLGIVLQGIKDQCSTAAIMEPYPLYLADRMVKHLPRAVPAFRQITSQHLAEDYQGNIDDVFVGLHSYRTESGR, encoded by the coding sequence ATGAACGAATCGGTTGATTTTAGTGAACTCCCAAAATCTCTCGTTGATGAGGTCCTTAAACGAACTGAAGGAATAGGGCAAGAGTTATTAGAATCTTTTGAAGAGCTGCGAAACAAAAGAGAAGTATGGCGCAAGCAACTTATTGACTCTGGTTTGGTGATGCATGATTCCAGCTTGCCTGTAACACAAAGCCCAACTACTTGTGGTGTTGACGGGTCCTACGCTGTTGAAAGACTTTTAGCGACAGATTTGGTGGTAGCTGGCGCAGTAGCAGTTGAGGGTTTGACCCCCCCTTCCGAAAAACGTTTTTGGCCGGAACCTAATCATTTTGTCCATGTCGAAACTGAAACTCATAATCCCGACACGAGTTCCATCTTACGCGCAGGGATGATTGGAATGGAGTTGATTTTAGCCCAACAAGCCCCTCATGAACTTGTTCTTTTGGATGGTTCATTAACCACTCCTGTCATTTACTTTAATCAAGGTTTTAGCAAAGCCAAGGAATGGCCTCATCTCAAAACCGTTAAAGGATATTTAGTTAATAAAATCCAGTCTTTTCTTGAGGCGTATTACTGCCTTTTAAATCCTCCACGTAATGACCGGCAATGGATAGCTATACCTAAGTATACCTCTCGTAGGGAAATAGGCAAAAAATTGGGATGGCCCGACTCTCATGATGATCGCGGATTGCTAAGTTCTATTTTGGAACCGGGTGAGTATACAACTCCTGCTTTACTCTCTACCTACTCCTGGCATCTCGGCACTTCAGTAATTAACGATTTCACTGATGTTGCTACCTTAAACGAGATAGACCAAATCGTTGAGCAAGTTTTACAATCTTTGAACAGGGTCCATTTTCTTTATTATCGACCTCACGCTTATATGCCAGCTTTACGTTTGGAAATGAGTCAAACTATTGCCAAAAATCGCCCCAGATTAGGTATCGTTTTACAAGGTATCAAGGATCAGTGCAGCACAGCTGCTATTATGGAGCCATACCCTCTTTATCTGGCAGACAGAATGGTTAAACATTTACCTAGGGCCGTCCCCGCTTTTCGCCAGATAACCAGTCAACATCTTGCAGAAGACTATCAGGGAAACATCGATGACGTTTTCGTTGGTCTTCACAGTTACCGCACAGAATCAGGGAGGTAA
- a CDS encoding ABC transporter substrate-binding protein, whose protein sequence is MKLFTSIVAIATLIVGFSACERASQIVQPATPEIEEKRSEIAIGIVLPLTGHVAATGERMEQGFALAIDEITKANVSEVRLKFIFEDDMGTPEGTVQAFNKLIGTDSVVAILGPSTSSATQAGFPIAQAHKIVALSPTAGASGLTDIGDFVFRIPLTTAVAIAAGIKETHAKLGYQRVATLYDDTDLFSTDQDTVLRKIFEANGIEGLTPETFQTGDTDFSAQLTRIKALNPDAIFVSALPPEKPGILIQARHLGLTAPIIISSLTDVEVAAAGPAAEGAVTFVSWISTDDTPGNQAFVQNYSETFGMEPDGFAMVAYTSVYILAEAIRNAESTDSAAIRDALADIKDFDTVFGKFSFAANGDAIYDPKVLRVKDGTLQAFE, encoded by the coding sequence TTGAAATTATTTACATCTATCGTGGCAATTGCTACCCTGATAGTAGGTTTCTCTGCCTGTGAGCGGGCATCACAAATTGTCCAACCTGCTACACCTGAAATAGAAGAGAAGCGTAGTGAGATTGCTATCGGAATCGTTTTACCTTTGACAGGACACGTGGCTGCTACGGGTGAACGTATGGAACAGGGGTTCGCACTCGCTATTGATGAAATCACCAAGGCAAATGTCAGCGAGGTCCGACTCAAGTTTATCTTTGAGGACGATATGGGCACGCCAGAAGGGACGGTTCAGGCATTCAATAAACTCATTGGGACAGATAGCGTGGTTGCTATTCTCGGTCCCTCAACATCGAGTGCAACACAAGCGGGTTTCCCGATTGCACAAGCACACAAGATCGTGGCACTCAGCCCGACAGCGGGAGCAAGCGGCCTTACTGACATCGGTGACTTTGTTTTCCGTATTCCACTCACGACGGCGGTCGCTATTGCCGCGGGCATCAAGGAAACGCATGCGAAACTCGGTTATCAACGAGTAGCCACGTTATATGACGACACGGATCTCTTTTCTACAGATCAAGACACGGTATTACGGAAAATATTTGAAGCAAATGGTATTGAGGGGCTCACCCCAGAAACTTTCCAAACCGGTGATACTGACTTCTCAGCGCAACTCACTCGGATAAAAGCGTTGAATCCGGATGCTATTTTCGTCTCAGCATTGCCACCGGAAAAACCAGGAATCCTGATTCAAGCACGCCACCTCGGTTTAACGGCTCCCATTATTATTTCTTCGTTAACCGATGTTGAGGTAGCAGCTGCGGGGCCCGCCGCCGAGGGGGCAGTCACGTTCGTAAGTTGGATTAGCACAGATGACACCCCCGGAAATCAAGCTTTCGTTCAGAATTATAGCGAAACGTTTGGGATGGAACCAGACGGATTTGCTATGGTCGCGTATACTTCCGTCTATATCTTAGCGGAGGCAATTAGGAATGCCGAATCCACCGATTCGGCTGCGATTCGAGACGCGCTGGCGGACATCAAAGACTTTGACACAGTTTTCGGCAAATTCTCTTTTGCTGCCAACGGGGACGCTATCTATGATCCGAAGGTCCTGAGAGTGAAAGATGGCACGTTGCAGGCGTTTGAATAA
- a CDS encoding Rpn family recombination-promoting nuclease/putative transposase: MLKAPKSLEPSDILIEHFPDRSIRRLLQDPEYVRGLVEIIAPDLVGLLDFSRGTQQNRSFISDALRERESDVLLRVPFQRTTENEELLIYILIEHQSTVDPTMGFRMLSYMMEIWQGQWREWQSEAGSRRRLDPILPIVFYTGDRRWTSPLSLTAIMEVPEILERFVPTFDTLFLEVKTADRETLTKPGHPLGWLLSVLQKERSGKSALSEALASAVSALSRLDEAQVSQVRPALLYFIQLILHRRSAEEREELIELVKRHSQDESEVVIMAQTAAEFLIEQGKAEGIIEGKQAAILQLLRIRFQNVPETLTDRITSIQNLSHLDILLERVMTAQSLEDIQG, encoded by the coding sequence ATGTTAAAAGCCCCGAAATCTCTTGAACCTTCTGATATCCTGATAGAACATTTCCCTGACCGAAGTATCAGACGGTTGCTCCAGGACCCGGAGTATGTGCGAGGCTTAGTAGAAATCATCGCGCCTGACCTTGTAGGGCTCCTTGATTTCAGCAGAGGTACGCAGCAGAATCGGAGTTTTATCTCCGATGCGTTGCGGGAGCGGGAGTCGGATGTCCTGCTACGTGTGCCGTTTCAGAGGACGACTGAGAACGAAGAACTCCTTATCTATATTCTGATTGAGCATCAATCGACGGTAGATCCTACGATGGGATTTCGGATGTTGTCTTATATGATGGAGATATGGCAAGGGCAGTGGCGGGAGTGGCAGTCGGAGGCTGGGTCGAGACGACGTTTGGATCCGATCTTACCGATAGTATTTTACACAGGGGATCGGCGGTGGACTTCTCCGTTGTCGCTGACGGCAATAATGGAGGTCCCCGAAATCCTGGAGCGATTTGTGCCGACGTTTGACACCCTATTTTTAGAAGTAAAAACAGCAGATCGAGAGACTCTAACGAAGCCTGGGCATCCATTAGGGTGGTTGTTAAGTGTTCTTCAAAAAGAGCGTTCGGGGAAATCAGCACTCAGTGAAGCGTTAGCATCCGCGGTATCGGCGTTAAGTCGGTTGGATGAAGCACAAGTATCGCAAGTGCGTCCAGCACTTCTCTATTTTATCCAATTGATTCTGCATCGTCGGTCAGCTGAGGAGCGTGAAGAGTTAATAGAATTGGTCAAACGCCATAGTCAAGATGAAAGTGAGGTAGTAATCATGGCACAAACAGCGGCTGAATTCCTTATAGAACAAGGCAAAGCCGAGGGCATCATAGAAGGCAAACAGGCAGCAATCCTACAGCTTCTACGGATCCGATTTCAGAACGTCCCAGAAACACTCACCGATCGGATCACCTCCATCCAAAATCTTTCACACCTTGATATCCTTTTAGAGCGGGTGATGACCGCCCAAAGCCTTGAAGATATTCAGGGCTGA
- a CDS encoding DUF87 domain-containing protein: MSDQKLSQLIDQAERIGVIGSPSSTTELALDILSTAVDKKLVGELAIFDYIQDGLDHYALGQITEIALKNIWHEDPTMRSLIRQRGKVDAVSERQDTHQGEMIVSAVFSDENGSYRPSSLGTVPSTGTPIQQVNNDVLDMLLYPYKEQIVYLGRVYGSKPKLPLWFKHFDTGEDGAGEAYHLGIFGKTGSGKSVLAKMIMLAYAHHESMGILVIDPQGEFSQEASGTGVLGSFQLPVKEVLDSLNKTTKVISVQNLVLDRWELFAQILYESPFFEKLTIPKTENRDIAANTLIDELKKKKVKLSDLHKRESFNEAWSLLGQESTQQIFYRSPGPLKRFSSAHTSADPNEFYRDIWAPIARLFDSNRAGAQAVESILYSLFKKGNKPLIIIDLAIKGETDLFWNDTIQALVIKRLLEGIRLSAESAYTEKQNLNTLVLMDEAHRLAPADSPDNDTMKQIRNIFIDSVRTTRKYGVGWMFISQTLSSLHREIAQQLRIYFFGFGLSMGAEFQALRNLVGGRSKALDLYQLFRDPQSSFDIASRDYAFMTIGPVSPLSFAGTPLFLNAFTDPNNFLKENQISVQQQSKVESKAIPSVTSELSHDEKKELIREMRGSMKGTWGSTVEEIDAYLASEREAWNRKF, encoded by the coding sequence ATGTCCGATCAAAAATTAAGCCAATTGATTGATCAGGCCGAAAGAATTGGCGTTATTGGTTCACCATCTTCTACAACGGAACTTGCCTTGGATATTTTATCAACTGCCGTTGATAAGAAGTTAGTCGGTGAATTGGCTATTTTCGACTATATACAAGACGGTCTTGACCATTACGCGTTGGGACAGATCACTGAAATCGCCCTGAAGAACATCTGGCACGAAGACCCTACCATGCGGAGTTTGATACGGCAGCGTGGCAAAGTTGATGCAGTCAGTGAACGGCAGGACACGCATCAAGGTGAAATGATTGTCAGTGCTGTCTTTTCCGACGAAAACGGCAGTTATCGCCCCAGTAGTTTAGGGACGGTCCCATCTACAGGAACACCGATTCAACAAGTAAATAACGATGTTTTGGATATGTTACTTTATCCATATAAGGAGCAGATTGTCTATTTAGGACGCGTTTATGGCTCAAAGCCTAAATTACCTCTATGGTTTAAACATTTTGATACTGGCGAAGATGGAGCAGGCGAGGCATATCACTTGGGAATTTTTGGTAAGACCGGTTCTGGTAAATCAGTCTTGGCAAAAATGATTATGCTGGCTTATGCTCACCATGAAAGTATGGGAATATTGGTAATTGATCCACAGGGAGAATTTTCACAAGAAGCTTCAGGAACAGGAGTTTTGGGTAGTTTTCAACTACCGGTAAAAGAGGTCTTAGACAGCCTGAACAAAACAACAAAGGTCATTAGCGTCCAGAACCTTGTTTTAGATAGATGGGAACTATTTGCACAAATACTTTATGAATCACCTTTTTTTGAAAAACTCACCATTCCAAAAACCGAAAATCGAGATATAGCAGCCAATACTTTAATCGACGAACTTAAGAAGAAAAAAGTTAAACTATCGGATTTACATAAGCGAGAATCTTTTAATGAGGCTTGGTCCCTTCTCGGACAAGAATCTACTCAACAAATTTTTTACCGTTCTCCGGGACCTCTTAAGCGTTTTTCATCCGCGCATACAAGTGCTGATCCTAATGAATTTTATCGTGATATTTGGGCACCAATTGCCCGATTATTTGATTCAAATCGTGCAGGCGCACAAGCTGTAGAGAGTATTCTATATAGTTTGTTCAAAAAGGGAAACAAGCCTTTGATTATCATTGATTTAGCGATTAAAGGTGAAACAGATCTATTTTGGAACGACACTATTCAGGCATTAGTGATCAAGAGACTTTTGGAAGGCATTCGTCTATCAGCTGAATCCGCCTACACTGAAAAACAAAACCTTAACACCCTAGTTCTAATGGATGAAGCTCACCGTTTGGCTCCTGCTGATAGCCCTGATAATGATACAATGAAACAAATCCGCAATATCTTTATTGATTCGGTGCGAACCACTCGTAAATATGGTGTAGGTTGGATGTTCATATCTCAAACCTTGTCGAGTCTGCACCGTGAAATTGCCCAACAGTTGCGTATTTACTTCTTTGGTTTTGGATTATCAATGGGCGCAGAGTTTCAGGCATTGCGTAATCTTGTTGGTGGCCGTAGTAAAGCCCTTGATCTTTACCAACTTTTTCGCGATCCACAATCTTCGTTTGATATCGCGTCTCGAGATTACGCGTTCATGACTATTGGTCCTGTTTCACCGCTCTCATTTGCCGGGACCCCACTTTTCTTAAACGCTTTCACAGATCCTAATAATTTTTTGAAAGAGAATCAAATTTCAGTACAGCAACAAAGTAAAGTTGAATCCAAAGCTATTCCTTCTGTCACTTCTGAACTTTCTCACGACGAAAAGAAAGAATTGATTCGGGAAATGCGTGGCTCAATGAAAGGCACATGGGGAAGTACCGTTGAAGAAATTGATGCTTATCTTGCGTCAGAGAGGGAAGCATGGAACAGAAAGTTTTAG
- the leuD gene encoding 3-isopropylmalate dehydratase small subunit yields MEAFKEHVGRVVPLDRINVDTDQIIPKQFLKRIERTGFGEFLFNDWRYLENGDPNPEFVLNLPRYAGASILIAGANFGCGSSREHAPWALQQYGFKAILAPSFADIFRNNCYKNGILPIALPADVIASLSQTAHDTEGYQLMVDLEAQSVICPDGTAHNFEIGDFEKYCLLNGLDEIGWTLQYETDIAAYENQ; encoded by the coding sequence ATGGAAGCATTCAAAGAACACGTTGGACGTGTCGTCCCACTCGATCGAATTAATGTTGACACCGACCAGATTATCCCGAAGCAATTTTTGAAACGGATTGAACGCACCGGATTCGGCGAGTTTCTCTTCAACGATTGGCGTTACCTCGAAAACGGCGATCCGAACCCAGAATTCGTGTTGAACCTCCCGCGCTACGCCGGTGCAAGCATTCTCATTGCGGGCGCGAATTTCGGTTGCGGTAGCTCGCGTGAACATGCCCCGTGGGCACTCCAGCAGTACGGTTTCAAAGCGATTTTGGCACCCTCGTTTGCAGACATATTCCGTAATAACTGCTATAAAAACGGCATTCTCCCGATAGCCTTACCTGCGGATGTTATCGCCTCACTCAGCCAAACAGCACACGACACTGAGGGTTACCAGTTGATGGTAGACTTGGAGGCGCAATCGGTGATTTGCCCTGACGGCACTGCACACAATTTTGAGATTGGCGATTTTGAGAAGTATTGTTTACTGAACGGACTTGATGAAATCGGCTGGACCTTGCAGTATGAAACGGATATTGCTGCCTATGAAAATCAATAG
- the leuC gene encoding 3-isopropylmalate dehydratase large subunit, which produces MMPKTMYEKIWEAHLVRASADEVPILYIDTHLVHEVTSPQAFEGLRLNNRKVRRPDLTFATMDHNVPTTDRSLPITDLIAAKQMETLAENCAEFDIPLYDIDSPEQGIVHVIGPELGITQPGKTIVCGDSHTSTHGALGALAFGIGTSEIEHVLATQCLLQQKSETFEIRIDGTLPYGVTAKDIILAIIGHIGIDGGNGAVVEYTGAAIRALSIEERMTVCNMSIEAGARAGMIAPDETTYEYIAGKRFAPKGEEFDAAVERWKQLPTDDGATYDRTLLLDAADIAPQVTWGTNPGMVTDVTGRVPDPAEMTTTDEKTATEHALAYMDLKPGTPITDIPVDRVFIGSCTNSRISDLRAAAEVAQGRKVAETVSAMVVPGSQAVKRQAEAEGLDEIFRAAGFEWREAGCSMCLGMNPDILMPGQRCASTSNRNFEGRQGKGGRTHLVSPQMAAATAVTGHFVDIRTFQ; this is translated from the coding sequence ATTATGCCAAAAACAATGTACGAAAAGATATGGGAGGCGCATCTCGTTCGCGCTTCCGCAGACGAGGTGCCGATCCTCTATATCGACACGCACCTCGTTCATGAAGTCACATCCCCACAAGCATTTGAAGGATTGCGGCTTAATAACCGAAAGGTACGCCGTCCGGATCTGACCTTCGCGACCATGGATCACAACGTACCGACAACAGACCGATCACTACCGATTACCGACCTGATTGCCGCGAAACAGATGGAAACGCTGGCGGAAAACTGCGCTGAGTTTGACATTCCGCTCTACGATATCGACAGTCCCGAACAAGGCATCGTCCACGTCATCGGACCCGAACTCGGTATTACACAACCCGGCAAAACCATCGTCTGTGGTGATAGCCACACCTCAACGCACGGCGCACTCGGCGCACTCGCTTTCGGTATCGGTACGAGTGAAATTGAGCATGTCCTCGCAACGCAGTGCCTCTTGCAACAGAAATCGGAGACCTTCGAGATTCGGATTGATGGCACACTGCCTTATGGCGTTACCGCAAAAGACATTATTCTCGCGATTATTGGACACATCGGTATCGACGGTGGCAACGGTGCCGTCGTGGAGTATACAGGTGCTGCGATCCGTGCCCTTAGCATTGAGGAACGGATGACCGTTTGCAACATGTCGATTGAGGCAGGTGCACGCGCGGGAATGATTGCACCTGACGAGACTACCTATGAATACATCGCTGGCAAGCGTTTCGCACCGAAAGGCGAAGAATTTGACGCAGCGGTTGAACGCTGGAAGCAGCTCCCGACCGACGATGGAGCAACCTACGATCGGACTCTACTACTCGATGCAGCGGACATTGCACCACAAGTAACGTGGGGGACAAACCCAGGTATGGTAACCGATGTAACCGGTCGCGTGCCGGATCCAGCAGAGATGACGACAACCGATGAGAAGACTGCCACTGAACACGCCTTAGCATACATGGATCTCAAACCCGGTACGCCAATCACAGATATTCCGGTAGACAGAGTCTTTATTGGCAGCTGCACCAATTCCCGCATCAGTGATTTACGGGCTGCCGCTGAAGTCGCGCAGGGCAGGAAGGTTGCAGAGACCGTCAGCGCGATGGTCGTCCCAGGTTCACAGGCGGTTAAACGCCAAGCGGAAGCAGAAGGACTCGACGAGATTTTCCGTGCTGCAGGTTTTGAATGGCGCGAAGCGGGATGTAGCATGTGCCTCGGCATGAATCCCGATATCTTAATGCCAGGTCAACGTTGTGCCAGCACGTCGAACCGAAACTTTGAAGGCAGACAGGGCAAAGGCGGACGCACGCACCTTGTGAGTCCACAGATGGCTGCCGCCACTGCGGTAACGGGACATTTTGTAGACATCCGAACGTTTCAGTAG